The DNA sequence GAATGAAAGCCGCTCATTACTACAGCGAGAAATATCAGCTCACGGCTCCGCATTCAGAAGTGGTGGCCGCAGCCGAGTTAATCGCCCCCGGTCGGGCGCTTGATATCGGCTGTGGCAGCGGCCGCAATACGCTTTTTCTCAATCTGAAAGGATTTGAGGTGACGGCCTGGGATCGCAATGCCGCCAGCCTGGCTCGTCTGGATCAGATCGTTGCAGAGGAGCATCTCTCGCAGATCCATACCGCAGAAAAGGATCTCAACGATCTGCGTTTCAACGGGGCTTACGATCTGGTGCTCTCCACCGTGGTGATGATGTTTTTACAGCCGGAAACCATTCCGCAGCTGATCGCCGATATGCAGGCAAGCACGGTAAGAGGCGGCTATAACCTGATCGTGGCGGCAATGGATACGGAAGATTATCCCTGCAACGTCGGTTTTCCGTTCGCCTTCAAGTCAGGCGAGCTGAGTGAATATTATCGCAAATGGCATAT is a window from the Pantoea sp. CCBC3-3-1 genome containing:
- the tehB gene encoding tellurite resistance methyltransferase TehB, translating into MKAAHYYSEKYQLTAPHSEVVAAAELIAPGRALDIGCGSGRNTLFLNLKGFEVTAWDRNAASLARLDQIVAEEHLSQIHTAEKDLNDLRFNGAYDLVLSTVVMMFLQPETIPQLIADMQASTVRGGYNLIVAAMDTEDYPCNVGFPFAFKSGELSEYYRKWHIIKYNEHVGQLHRTDESGNRIALRFATLLAKKEQVKD